A window of Aptenodytes patagonicus chromosome 1, bAptPat1.pri.cur, whole genome shotgun sequence genomic DNA:
AAAGCTCTTTCCAAGTGACCTTCACTTTtcattcttaaatatttcttttctccttcttccgCTCTCTTCCTCATTTATAACCTGTAAAATCACGGTGTGAGAGCAAGAGATGGTGAGACCTGCCCCACTAGTTCACAGCAACGGCCCCCATGGCACCCAGTGGGGGTGCATGGGAGCTTGGCCCCTCTCCTGGCCTCACTGCCATCTCTCCTTGGCTGCAGGTGCTCTCTGCCATGAGGCTGTCCTGGGCGCTTCTCCTGCTTGTGGCAGCCCTGGCACTGGAGGGGACAGCTGCCACCCGCTGCCCCACACCCTGTGTCTGCGACAACCTCCGTGCCCACGTCCTCTGCCTCAACGGGAACCTGATGGCCATCCCCAGCACCATCCCACAGGTGGGTaaagggacaggcaggggatTGGGGGAAGAGGAGGTAGGGATGGCAGCCCTGGGGTAACTCAGTGTTTACTTGTGTGACTGACAGCTCACCAAAAAACTGGACCTTCAGGGCAACAGCTTCACGGTCATCCCCGTGGGAGCCTTCCTCGCCACCCCGTACCTCACGCACTTGGACCTGCAGCGCTGCAAGGTGGAGAGGCTGGAGGAAGGTGCTTTccgggggctggggaggctggtcTACCTCAACCTGGCCTCCAACAGCATAGCCCTCCTCTACCAGGAGTCCCTGGATGGGCTGTCCTCTCTCCAGCAGCTCATCCTGGAGGGGAACCGCATCGAGGAGATCCAGCCGGGTGCTTTTGGCCATCTGGGGTCCCTCACTGTCCTCGACCTGAGGGCGAACGCCTTGGTTTACCTCCCAGACATGGTCTTCCAGGGTCTGCAGGTCCTCAGGTGGCTCCGGCTGTCCCATAATGCCCTCCATGTGCTGGGCAGCGAGGCCTTcactgccctgcccgccctgcgCAGGCTGAGCCTGGACCACAATGAGCTGCAGGCACTGCCCAGCGAGGCcctggccaggctggatggggtcACCCGGCTGGACCTGGGCCACAACCCCATCACCTACGTGGCCGAGGAGGCCCTGGCCATGGCCTCCCTGAAGCACCTCTCCCTGGACCATACTGCCCTCCAGGATGTGGCGCCCAATGCCTTTGCCCACAGCCCCCAGCTGCGCACACTGGACCTCCACGAAAACCAGCTGCGGGGGCTGCCGCCCCTGGCTGGGGCCAGGGGGCTGGTGAGGGTCAGCCTGGCCGGGaaccccctgctctgctcctgcctcctgcGCCCCTTCCACGACTGGCTGGCAAGGGCACGGGTGCAGGTGGAAGGGGCCTGTGCCGCACCCCCTGCCCTCCGTGGCCGGCCCCTTGACTCCCTGAGGCCCCCCGAGATGAGATGTGGCCACCCCcggctgccccccagccctgtcACGCCGCCAGAGCAGCCGAGGGCGGCCGGCAGTGGGCAGTGCCCCCAGGGATGCGCCTGCTCCCCCGATTTCCGGCACGGGTCCTGTGAGAACAAGGACCTGCGGAAGATCCCCTGGGGCTTCCCCAGGGACACCCGCCTCCTCGACCTGCGCCGAAATGCCTTTGGGACGGTGCCGCCGGGCGCCTTCCCTGGCCTGAAGGAGCTGGTGTCCCTccacctgcagagctgcagcattAGGGCGCTGCGCCCTGGGGCGCTGCGGGGGCTGGAGAGCCTGGTCTACCTCTACCTCACCGACAACCGCCTCTCCACCTTGGCGGCCACTGCCTTCGAAGGGGCCCCGCAGCTGGCCTACCTTGACCTGGACCGCAACGCCTTCGCCCGCCTGCCCACGGGTGCCTTCCAGCTCCTGCCCAACCTCATCTCCCTCCACCTGCAGCACAACGCCAtcagggagctggcagagggcGACCTGGCTGGGGCCGGAGGGCTGCGCTGGCTCTACCTTGCTGGGAACGCCATCGGGCGCATCGCCCCCACCGCCCTGGCTCCTGCCAAGATGCTGGAGAAGCTGCACCTGGAGGGAAACCACCTGGCAGAGGTGCCCACAGCATCCCTGTGGGGCCTGCCTGCCCTGAGCGAGCTGAAGCTGTCCCGAAACCCCATCAAGCGCGTGGGGGACAGTGCCTTCCTGCCGGTGGCCTCCAGCCTGCAGCACCTCTACCTGGACAACATGGGCCTGGAGCAGGTGCGCATGGTTGGGGACCTCCGAGGGGCAGgggcactgcagggcacagccatAGGTCCCATCTCATTCCAGCACCCAGGGCTGGTGGCCTCCACAGGGCCTTCTGAATGGATGTCCCCGAACTCCCAAGGCTTCAGGAGATGCTCCGTAGCCTGGCCAGAAAGAGACGTTACCTTGGGCTTGGCTGGAGTGTTGTCTCGCTCAAACCTat
This region includes:
- the CHADL gene encoding chondroadherin-like protein, with translation MRLSWALLLLVAALALEGTAATRCPTPCVCDNLRAHVLCLNGNLMAIPSTIPQLTKKLDLQGNSFTVIPVGAFLATPYLTHLDLQRCKVERLEEGAFRGLGRLVYLNLASNSIALLYQESLDGLSSLQQLILEGNRIEEIQPGAFGHLGSLTVLDLRANALVYLPDMVFQGLQVLRWLRLSHNALHVLGSEAFTALPALRRLSLDHNELQALPSEALARLDGVTRLDLGHNPITYVAEEALAMASLKHLSLDHTALQDVAPNAFAHSPQLRTLDLHENQLRGLPPLAGARGLVRVSLAGNPLLCSCLLRPFHDWLARARVQVEGACAAPPALRGRPLDSLRPPEMRCGHPRLPPSPVTPPEQPRAAGSGQCPQGCACSPDFRHGSCENKDLRKIPWGFPRDTRLLDLRRNAFGTVPPGAFPGLKELVSLHLQSCSIRALRPGALRGLESLVYLYLTDNRLSTLAATAFEGAPQLAYLDLDRNAFARLPTGAFQLLPNLISLHLQHNAIRELAEGDLAGAGGLRWLYLAGNAIGRIAPTALAPAKMLEKLHLEGNHLAEVPTASLWGLPALSELKLSRNPIKRVGDSAFLPVASSLQHLYLDNMGLEQISPGAFTGLGPRIRSLYLESNKMSHIPDMSNFTGLDILNLRDVPFHCDCQLLPLRRWIDKLNLRIGATCGSPAEARGLKVKLSTTFQTCPGWGRGKAGGTSPNKTKAASKPSKKKRSGKSPARGFKKSRA